The Aestuariibaculum lutulentum genome segment CGCGAGAAGCAAACTCATAACTTATATTACCAGTTCCGGCAAATAAATCTAATACCGAAATACTATCAAAATAAAAGGTGTTGTTTAAAATATTGAATAAGGATTCCTTTGCCATATCGGTTGTTGGACGAACTGGCAATTTTTTAGGTGCTATAATTTTTCTTCCTTTAAGTGATCCTGAGATAATTCGCATTAAAAACTGTTTATAAGTGTAAAATTAGAATGGTTTGATTTCGGAGCTTCCGTGTAAATGTAATTTTCATTTCTGCTGCCAAAGCTAACAAATCTTATGTATTTATAAGCTATGTTGTATAATTCATCGTCTTCTGCAATTTCTCCCAGCAATACCAACTGAAAGGTTTCCGGGTTTAAATTGAGCTGCTCTGTTGTGAAGAGGATGTAATAAATAAAGTCCTCTTTTGTTGTAAAATCGAAAGTGTTATAAAGTAAAAGCTTGGCTTTATCGACCACAATGATTTCAAAATGATTTTGACCAACATTTACATAAACTTTTGGAGCATCTGCATTTTTTTCAATAAGCAAAATGTTTTCAATTAATACAGAAGACACATGTTTAAAGGTAAATTCACCAAAGGTATCGTAAACAAAATTGTTAATGTTGGTGAATGGTACATAAACGTTTACACTGTCGTTAAGAACAATATCATCAGTCGCTATGTAATCAGACTTTAAAATTTTAGAATTAAACTTCAGGTAATCGGCAAGATGATCTTCATCAAATAAAGGCATAGGTACCAAGTTTGCTATTTCGTTATCATGAACGACTGTTACGGTCTCAAATGTCTCTTGCAAATTTGGGTTAGCCTCTAAAGCATTTTTTAGATGATCTAAAAGCACAAGATAATTTAGTTTCTTACCAAAATTAATTTCAGTAAGATTACTGATAGTATTGGTGTCTCTTTGTAGAATACAAAAAGAAAGTCCACTCAAACTAATTTGAATGGACAAGTCTTTATTTGTTAAAGTATTTAATTCTTTACTCGTTTGCGCCATAGTTTTTAGGCCAGTTACCAGCAGTATTTACTTCTTCCATAGATCCAACTTTTAAAACCTCGCCGTTAACACCGTCTACCGACATAACTTGGTTTTCTTGGATTACCATATCTCTATCCTGGTCGAATAGAATAACATCTTTTTTAACTGAAGCTTCAAATACAGGAATGTTAATTTTACTTTGCTCGAT includes the following:
- a CDS encoding DUF3822 family protein, which produces MAQTSKELNTLTNKDLSIQISLSGLSFCILQRDTNTISNLTEINFGKKLNYLVLLDHLKNALEANPNLQETFETVTVVHDNEIANLVPMPLFDEDHLADYLKFNSKILKSDYIATDDIVLNDSVNVYVPFTNINNFVYDTFGEFTFKHVSSVLIENILLIEKNADAPKVYVNVGQNHFEIIVVDKAKLLLYNTFDFTTKEDFIYYILFTTEQLNLNPETFQLVLLGEIAEDDELYNIAYKYIRFVSFGSRNENYIYTEAPKSNHSNFTLINSF